GATTTTCCGCTAAGCGGAGCATCTACCTCACTGTGCCTCTATTTGTGCACCATTAACTTGCAAACTGTGCCTCTATTTGTGCACCGTTAATTTGCAaataatttttattattttgtttCCACCGGGGTCTTCTTTAACCGGCCTTCGTGTATACGCCCAGCCATTAACTTGCACCAGTtaccctcttttttttaaatacagTATAAACGCATATGCTTGCAAACACATCCGTACACTCACATTTATGAACGCACACAAGTATATTTAGAGGTCTCGTTGTTGAGGGATACGTCACTtaccactgaaagaatagcgCCGCTAAGTCCTGaaataaattcaaaaaaatgtgagcacccatgtcaagtttaGAATCAGAAAGAACCAGAACACCTGAGTAAGGCTCGGTTCACTTGCATCATTAACAATTTGTTAATTGCTTTTGTGCCGCAAGGTTTCGAGTTCAGATTAATCTTTCTCTCCACTTCGGAGAGGGGGATTACGTCGCCGTCATTGCCAAACCAATCTCCACCGCCATGTTTGTTGCTCTCCTAACCATGAGTGATTAGTCCGTTGTCATAGGCATACGGGATGTGTGAGAATTGGATGAGATTAATCATGTAATAATGCATATAGCCGCTGAGATTTGGGATGTGTGAGAATTGTTATTGATGCATTGTTTCTATGCTTATGCTTGTTACTAGGGCCCTCGTAACATGATTTCAATACTGAACGAGACGCCAAAGTTTTGAAGATATTGCCCCACTCTTTGGCTCTTGGCGTGCCAAGCTAAGCAGAGTTAGAACAGCTATTTCATCGCTCCCTTAAGGAGAGCTTCAGGACCAAACTAGTCTCCTTAGTAGCTGCTTTGTTTTAATTTCTGAGATACGAACCCGCTGGGTTTTTTGTGTGGCTCGTAATTATGTAAATTACCGTGTAACACCCTTTGTTATTTATCAATACAGTAGCAGCATCTCCTGCTGTTTTGGcctcggtcaaaaaaaaattcaatactGAACTTTTATTGCTTCATCGTATATACGAGACGTTTTCTCCAGTACCTAATACTCCAGAAAGTCTAAACGGAGTATTTGAAAAGGACATAATAGACATTCCacattaaaagaaaaaagaaaagaaaaatcagttTTCTCCTTCCCAATTGATCCCGATCCGCTGCCTCCTCtagagcgccggcgccgccctctgCAGCGTGCCGCCGAAGCTGTCCACGCCCTCCAGCACGCCACCGCTGTCCTCGCCTCcagtccgcgccgccgctgctctccgcccagcccgcgccgccctcgtcgccgcgcgccaccGCTGTCCTCACCTCCAGCCCGCGCTGCCCTCGTCGCagcgcgccgctgccgctctcCACCCATCCACGATGTAGAGGTTCGAGGCATCGTGCCGCACGCCGGGGACGCCCATCTCGGAGAGCTTCAGGTTCTGCAGCTCTTGCTCGCCAACAGAGACAGGAGGCAGGAGATGGCGTACTTATTGCAGAGCTTCTTGGCCGACAGCAACAGGAGGCAGGGGATGGCTCAGGTCCAGCAGCTTCACGAGTACACCAGGTTCGGCACGCTCTTCTCGGCCTTTTCCTCGCGTTTGCTGTGTAGCCGCTCATCAGCGTGGCCGTCGGTGCCGCACCAGCTCGGTGGTCGCGGCCTCGAACGCGCGGATGAGGGAAGGCCGCAGCACCAAATTTGGCGGCGGAAGGATATCGGAAGGCagcctgcggcggcggagggagctCGCGAGGCGGCCCTGAGGCGGCGGACAGGGAGAGAAGGGCAACGGGCGGACGGGGAGAGAAGGAGGGACCAGAACTGAGGACGTTTTGGTTTGTTTACGCTTTTACCCCTGTGCGGGAATACGCCATCCGGTTACTCCCCATATCTAAATTAGAGTATCAAGAGTAGCAAATTCATAGCCATTAGATCAAAACAAATGGACGGCTTAAATAATTCTGAAGTACCGTAGAAGACCTCATATATGAGTTTGGTATTTAACTGTGTGTATCACCTGTTATAGTATTGAACCTGCGAACCCAACGGTGTCACGAAGGGAAAACAAGAGGGATATGCTGTAATTTGAGGAGTTCATGTATATCTGGAAGTATTCAGTGAAAACCCTCATTTTCACAGTTTGTACCGTaaaggtggttttcaccggatacttcgccttCTTAATTACCCTAAGTTCCTTAATTGGCCCCGGTGAAATGGGAGAGTGGGACAATTAATAGATATTGTACACACGTACAACTAAATACGGAATACTTTTGGAGTACATGCCTATAATTGTCTGAACTAGAGTTAAGTACTGCGAGGTTATTAATTTAATTATTATGACATGAATAATAATCTCATCCATGCAACGTCCCGCTTATCACCCTATGGCTACGTTTTGATTACTGAAACCTACAACTCTACAACTTTCCGGTGAAAAATGGAAATCTGCTGATACTGTTCTTTACAAACTGTTACTATTTTCCAAGAACTTCTGATACACACCTGTGGCTAAGGGGTGCATCTTAATTTCTAAAGTCCGACTAATATTCTTGTGCTCCAATCGTGTCAAACTTCCCACGAATATTTCAGCGATGTCCTACACTTGTGGGTTATCATACGACAATTAGATTTAATTTTTATCTCGTAGCGACACACAGGCTTCTTATAGTGATACTCTTTTTGTTCCTTAAATTAGGACATATATTGTTTTCTTCGACCGAacttttgaccaagaattagtctattactatatattttttatgaaataaaatttatatcattGCATTcgtacgtactccctccgttcctaaatacttgtcgtggttttagtaacggagggagtacttgtttatggttatgatttgtaTCCCATAAGTGACTCGTCGATGGAGTAATATTTGTCGTCATCACTAACAATCATTACCAAAACTATAACCtaattatgagacggaggaactAAAAATCGAACCTTTGCGTTTTCTTTTAAGAAAACTTCATTGAACACCATATCTGTCAGTTCAGCAAGCGACAATACTGGTTTCTGCAAAGTGATGTCCTCTTTCATAATTAGATAATTGCCTGCAACAAACAAAATGAGACAAAAGAAGCAGTATACTAATTAATAAACGAAATATGACATTTTAGATTCTCACAAATTGCTATCAGTGCACAAGGGCCATTATTTGATTGAAGAACAATTTGCACTCGGCGGCCCAAAAAGGATATAAACTTGGTCCGACATGGAATCAGAGCGAAGTCATCCATCACCTTTTGTATCTGTCTTCCGTTGGTGGGGGCAAAGGTGAGGCCAACTCGACGATGGGCAATGAGGGCGCTGTGTTTGTTACATTTTCTTCCTCAGTGgagtccttctccttcttattcttattcttgttgttgttgctggacTGTGAGTAGGTCAATGAGGAGCACCGAGGAGGCTCGGCCTCGGCCATCGTGACAACCTCACCGACGAGACGCTGCCCCAATGACGATTTTTGAACAACCGTGCCGCAGGCTCCGGCTGTGAGTCTACATCAGTGGTGGCCGCGGTCGTTTCACTCAGCCGTGGCCCGGTCCCCAAGTCAACCTCAACAACGGGAGGCGGCAGCGACCAGCCAAACAGCCGCGCGATCTTGTTGCCGTGGTAGATCGAGCGTCTCAATTCCGGGATGTAGGAATCAGCTTCTCTCTTACCCTTCACCTTATAGTCGACGTGATGACGATTtcaaccggcggcggcgacaaccAACCGAACAGCCGCGCGATCTTGTTGCCGCGGTAGATCGCGTGCCTGAAGGTGGGGTTTTTTCGGGGGGAAccggggaggggaggcggcggggtaAGATTGAACCGGCCGCCTCTGCTCGCCCGAGGGGGCTGTGGCCCAGCCAGGCCGGCCCGGGTGCAGCCAGCCCCGAGGCCAGCCTTGGCCCATAGAAGGCCAGGCCCAGCAGACCAGCAGGCCCAGCTGCGCTAGGCCAAGCCCAGGCCGAAGCCAGCCCCCAGCCAGCTCCACGTCCCTGCCGCACCGTGAGAAgacaagccgccgccgcgccgcgtgCCTGCCGCCCGGCGAGAAATGAGCCTCCGCCGCCCTGCCGTGTCCGCGAGCTGCTCCAGGATTTGGCCGAGAATCCATGGATTCCATGGAATTGCTAGATGTTGTTACTGCTTCTGTGCCTCGCAATAGTGGATTGATTTTCTCTCATCTCAACTGGTAGTGAATGGATGGAATCGATGGAATTGCTAGTGAACTTATCGTTTTGTTTGTTCCTCAACTCGTCCGTGATGGCTCTGCTTCGTTCGACGGCATGAGCGGCGATGGCTGTTCGTGTTAATTACGGTTCGAAGTTCGGTGGCACATCCTGCGGCTGGGACTTGGCGATCCGCGGACACATCGGACTAGTATCCATAGGACCATTTTAAaccttgtgtttgtgtttgtaAAACTTGTCCAAATCGAACCTCCATCTTTGAATATCTGAAGTTGGCATTCTGACCTTTTTAATTCCGGTCAAAACTAACCTTTGATTCGTTTGGCTGGCCGGAAAAAAGTGATCCTGACCGGTATTACTAACATCTCTTATTTACATGGCCTCACATGTCATATTCATCTTTTTTCTCGAGCTCATTTCACCGgattcgccgccgccaggaacCATTGTTGCCGCCTCAAATCAAGCCGGTGCGGCCCCGCCGGCCGAGTCCGGAGGCGCCTCCAGCCTCTTCCTCCACCGGATTCGCCGCTTCTGTGGCCTCCGCGTGCATGAGAACAGGGGCAACTCGTCCGTGCCGTGGACGTCTGAATCATCCAGAACGACGGTCTCCGTGGCTGCACACGGCAATTGAGGTACTAGTCTACTAATTTCACTTTCCATTGCTACAGGAGCTTGCACATGATAATCGAGGAGGAAACAGCCTAACTTCATGTGACGTGATCTACTCCATCGTTGAACTCCTGCAAGTTACAGAATTATTTCTACTGGCTACCGCTAATTGCTGCATGAATTTAATATTGGTGGGACATTACGCTGCGGCTCGAAATTTGACAATAGCCTCAGGAGCAGTACAACGCGGGCTCTTAACTGGACGCTAGGGAAATAAATCCCAGCGATTTGAGATCAATACACATATTAGGCCATGTCCAATGCAAGACGCCTGGACAGGCGTTTAAACTACCAGATCGAATAGCCGAACCCGTGTCACTTGGATGGACCGATCGAACGGCATGGCCCAGGCGCCTCCTCCGCGACCCCTGGGGGCGACGGCCACGACGAGAACTCCCTCGATCAGCTACTTCGATCTGGTAGTTGGGGTCAGGGAGAAACCGCCTTCCGCGTGGCATGACATGCCAAAATACTTGGCCTGGCGATTTTGATGTCCAAAAGAAGGTACCCAGGGTAACAGAtcgatgtattttttttaatacaaaaACAGATCGATGTATATGCAGTGTGAAGGGTGATGATACTATGTGGGCGTGACCCATACTTTTTCgcaaattttattttagcaTCGTGGTATTTTATTGGCCTAGAACTTTGGCAAGGAGAAACAAAAGTCCATGGCCAAAGCTGAAAGCTGGCCTGGTTGAATTTTGTTGGGCTATTTGACAACGTTATTTCTCTTCGACTTTGATTTAGTTGGCCACATAACCCTTGCCTTGGCTCAtatccttctttcttttcccttcTGGCCTCTTATTGGAGTTATCTAGAAATGATTATTTACACTATTTCGGGATATTTATTAAGAAAAATGCAATAATAGGTAATGTTGCCAAAAATTATATTGTTGAACTTCCTTAAAATTGAATGGAAACCACCGACTCTGAACCAGGAATGTGGATTAAACTTACTTTTTATTGTAATATGATTATTTACCATTATTTCGAGCTATTTATTAAGAAAAATGCAATAATTGGTAAATGTTGCCAAAATTGTCGAAATTTGGAAGGGTGGCCTAATACAGATGCCCTATCCTGACATAAAAATTTGAGACGATTTCAGAAAAATTACATACTACATTGAATGGAAACCACCAACTCTGAATCATCAAACAAGTTTCACCAGGCATCTAGACTTTCTTTTGACTTGACACTTTTTGTGGACCTACGGACATAAGGAACAGAGGCGGTACTGATTATTTGATTCACCAGAATATGTTTTCAGCGTGAAAAGTTCACTATCACTAGGTCACATACCCGTTCTAAATTTGTAAACTCATAGCGTTaatagtttttttgttttgcgaaAAGAAAGATAAACCTCCTAGACTTCGCATTCTCGGACAAGGACGCACACATGTACACTTTTAGTAAAAAACACATCAacttacaaaaataataatcagaGACCATAATCTTCTTTAGACTGGcctcatgagtcatgacaaCCAACTTCTTCTTTAGACTAGCCTCATGACCACTATCTTCTCCTTCATCTACCGCAACCCCATTGCTGAGGACCAAATCCAGCGGTAGGAACAACATGGAAGACAATAATTCAAAAACAATGCCTTAGAAAGAAACAAATTGACATCTGTACATCATTGCTGCCGAGTTTTGACCAAACAAATCAAACTATGAGATTATCATCCACGGAGCAAGCTTCAAACCAACACTTTCAACAAAGACATGAGGTACGTTCACCGACGTCGCTTGATCAAGCCAACATGCGAGATCAAGGCTTTTCatcccaaaaaaataaattgaatGCACTTGTTATCGAATCCGCCATGCCGTCAGATCATCCATCCATATACCGGTCGGTGCGTGGACTCTCGCTAGTCGGCCGAGGACTTCAGCAGTTCAGCGAACCCCAGCCGGCCAGCCAAGCCGCGCCCAACCACAACAGCTCACCTCAGCTCATCCCGGCCCACGCGGGCCCCGCCGCCAATTAAACAACGGCTCCACCCAACCGGAGCCGTCCCTAGcgctctctctatctctcttgCCTGCCAgatcatccatccatccatcctacacaccccttttcttttcctccccCTTCTTCCCCTCGCCCGAGGAaacaaggaaggaaggaaggaaggaaggagtcCACACGCATCACAGCAGCGCCGGAGCGGAGGGGCGGGGGATGGCGATCCTGTACGCGGTGGTGGCGCGGGGCACGGCGGTGCTGGCGGAGCacagcgcggcggcgaccaacGCGGGCGCCGTCGCGCGCCAGGTCCTCGAGCGCCTacccgacggcggcgccgacagCCACGTCTCCTACACCCAGGACCGCTACGTCTTCCACGCCAAGcgcaccgacggcatcaccgcGCTCTGCATGGCCGACGACGCCGCCGGACGTATGCCCAAACcgtcctcccctccccctcaCCTCCCCCCCCTATCTCCAGTTTTCCCCTCTGCTGCGCCCGCTCTGGACTCTTGTTCCTTCTGCCGTACTGTAGTACAGTACCACGACACCCTTCCTTAATGTTTGGATGAGATGGTCGGATGGGTGGGGATTTTGGACTTGGCTGGGGGGTTGGGGTTTCCATAGGCGGGAGAATATCGGAGATCCGGAGGAGTTAATGTGGAGGGTTTGTCAGCATGCGCGTCTCGGATGTCTGTCTGTTGCTGCTCGCCGGCCTGCAGGGTGGTCTCAGGGGCTTGCTAGACTGGGGCAAATTGTTCCGAATTGATTCAGGGGTTGCCAATTGTCGTTCCAGGATAGATGGAGTTGGGAGTAGAGCTTTCCGATTTGGCTTCCCGAGTTTTGCAGCAGTTTACCTTGAGACCCAACAACGAAATCGATGCTGTAAAAGGGCTACTTACTGGAGTACTAGTATTTATGGTTTTGCTAATTCTTAGCTAGTGTATTTGATATTTTCTAAATCTTGGTCACCTCAAATTGCACGATGTTTCAATAGAGCATTGCAATCTTGAGAGTGTGTAATTTTAGTACATTATGTGTACCTGACCTTTAGTCTTACAGTGCgccttttgttttctgctAACCAAATCATTCACATTAAGCATCAACTCATGTCTGAAGGTTGATGCCTAAAGTTTTGTCTCTGTGACTTAGTCTTTCTATGTGATGCGAATCGCCTGGCTATGTCCTTATGAGCTTCTTTTTATTGTAGGACGCATCCCGTTTGCGTTCCTTGAGGATATTCATGGAAGGTTTGTTAAGACATATGGCCGTGCTGCACTGACAGCTCTTGCTTATGCAATGAATGATGAGTTCTCGAGGGTTCTTAGTCAACAAATGGACTACTATTCAAATGACCCTAGTGCAGACAGAATAAACCGCATGAGAGGTGAAATCAGTCAGGTATCACCTCTTTTCTCAGTTATTGTTTGAAACATTTATAAGAAGAATTTGACCAATATTCTGGAGTAAATATTGCCTATTGAGTAACATATGTTTGAGAAATAAATTAACATCATGCTGTGGTTTATCTAATCTCAAGAGGAATGACCATTTAGATGTAGTCATGGGTGTTGCACTTGAACTAGCATATTTGTTAAACTGCTTGTCGCTTACAGATACTgtgattttaaaattttaagtAGAACCGCTAAAACATTGTCACTGATCTTGCATTACTTTCTCAGCAGACGCATATTACCAAGCAATTCATGCAGTTTGAAATTTAATCCGCTCTTCATTATTCTCTTACAGGTTAGGAGTGTTATGATTGATAATATTGATAAGGTCCTTGAAAGAGGTGATCGTTTGGACCTGTTGGTTGACAAGACTGCAAATATGCAAGGAAATACAGTTCGATTTAGGCGACAAGCACGCCGCTACAGAAGCAGTGTTTGGTGGAGAAATGTCAAACTCACGTATGTAATTCTCTGACCAAGAATAGTTGCCGCATTTTGGTTCACATCTTCATATTTCCGTTTCTGTTTGCTTCCataagtactactccctccgttccataattcttgtctcaaatttgcctaaaaatggatgtatctattcctaaaaagtgtctagatacatgtaatattttgacaagaattatggaacggagggagtactgttttGTTCATGAACTTTGTACGCTTACTTTTTTGCATCCACCATGAACTTGGCTTAATTGTGGTCCTGAACATTCACTTAAATCTGTACTGATTGACAGCTATAATTTTCTGTCAAAAGAAAACTAGAGTTAATGCTTTCCAACATGGCTTTATTCCATAGAGTTAATGCAACTTTGTGGTCGTCGATATGGAAGTATGTTGTGTCAACCAATACTTGCATATATGTAGTGCATCCATGTTAGTTCTATCAGTAGTACTTTGAGATAAATTATCTTGTGGCTGATCCAAAAATTGGAAGACATAAACTGTAGTAATATAGTTTGTGCAGTTTTTGTAACTGTGGTGATGATTCTGATCTCCGAAATTTAGTTCTGTTTTTTTGGAACTTggaaattttgttttggtttcttcttcattGTCATGTCAAGCATTGTGTCGGCATAGCTTACAGTACTGAAAAATGATTGCCAATATCAGCATCGGATACTTCTGTGATAAACTTATCCCACAcaatttttctcttttttttttgcagggctGCATTGatactcctcctcctggtAATAATATACATCGCTCTCTTCTTCGTGTGCCACGGCTTCACCTTGCCGACTTGCATTCGATAAGGCCTGGATACCTCCTGTCTTGCGTTGTGCTTTGTATGGCTTCGTCTCTCTGAATAGGAGAGCGACTGTTGCAACACCATTGCAACCAGTTGTGTCTcagtttcatttttctttctttttttctctcctttttgtGTGTAGAGAAGGAATTAAGCTTGCCATTATTCTGTAATTGTGACACTTCTATTGTGAGGAATATTGAAAACGTAATATTTGTACCATAATCGAGCCCCTTGAAAATTTGAGTACCGCCATTTTGAGTTTGATCATGTAGCCTTGCTATCATCTGCGGCTGAGCTGTTGTCTTTCAGGCCTTTTTGTTTGTCAGCTAAATACTCGTTCTTTGCTAGGGATAAAcaatctattttttttgcggggaataAACAATCTAAATTTTGCTACGTGTCAATGCCTAAAGAAGTTGTACTGTACCAAAAGTCAAAGTTGATCACTCACATAAGAAAGCGAAAAGATGGTAGACGGTCACAGATCACCATCATCACCGATTGATGTCACGAATTTAAACATGGTCGGATCAGCATATCAGAACTGTTGTTGAGGGAGTCCCATCGTGCGAGACTCGCGGCCGTCCACCGCCCCACGCTAAACTCCCGCAGCGTTCTGCGTCTCGCCTAGACAGATGCGTATCGCTACAGAAACGCAGCCCCATGAAAGGCGAGATTTCACCTCACGCCCACCATGCCCCGAACCCAATCCCCAACGCGAGCGCGCCATGGCATCAGCCTATGCTtttccccgccgcccgccgacgCCATGCCCCAAGCCGCCGGGCCGCACGGCCTACATCGAT
This is a stretch of genomic DNA from Brachypodium distachyon strain Bd21 chromosome 1, Brachypodium_distachyon_v3.0, whole genome shotgun sequence. It encodes these proteins:
- the LOC100837662 gene encoding vesicle-associated membrane protein 711, which translates into the protein MAILYAVVARGTAVLAEHSAAATNAGAVARQVLERLPDGGADSHVSYTQDRYVFHAKRTDGITALCMADDAAGRRIPFAFLEDIHGRFVKTYGRAALTALAYAMNDEFSRVLSQQMDYYSNDPSADRINRMRGEISQVRSVMIDNIDKVLERGDRLDLLVDKTANMQGNTVRFRRQARRYRSSVWWRNVKLTAALILLLLVIIYIALFFVCHGFTLPTCIR